A DNA window from Pseudomonas resinovorans NBRC 106553 contains the following coding sequences:
- a CDS encoding sensor histidine kinase, protein MSALSVIWDRYTTGKTGDSPPPQFNLLRWFSLVSLVVIASVAIGLGIISTRFVVTESIERDAMLSSQFIQSIASAEIRHVALPTSMTMGELLDARQDGHHPQHMLEARQRARNEFLDHIAMLPDALLANIYGADRVIVWSTNPALVGKDMSGHDDLEQAFSSPMQVAASYDEVTDRSEQKFLRAPRTLFIENYIPLLDDQGNVASVVEIYKEPRDLVQRIQRGFVLIWMATAIGGGLIYLGLYWIVRRASGLLARQQSQLIANETFVALGEMSSAVAHSLRNPLASIRSSAELAQEMVEPPVRKNIDDIISQVDRMSKWVRELLISARPLSGDVEAVEPLAVINEALHGFDQQIRHSGVRVEFHAEAAPAVVSHRVLLAQVLNSLFANAIEAMPNGGLLRIEVAPDSSGKRLLLAITDTGQGMTRKQETMAFKPYYTTKQGGLGVGLVMVKRIMERFGGKVSLTSREREGTRICLSFKVAGGRG, encoded by the coding sequence ATGAGCGCTCTGTCGGTGATCTGGGATAGGTACACGACCGGCAAGACCGGTGATTCTCCACCGCCGCAGTTCAACCTGCTGCGCTGGTTCTCGCTGGTCAGCCTGGTGGTGATCGCCAGCGTGGCAATCGGCCTGGGGATCATCTCCACGCGCTTCGTGGTGACCGAGAGCATCGAGCGCGACGCCATGCTCAGCTCGCAGTTCATCCAGTCCATCGCCTCGGCCGAGATCCGCCATGTGGCGCTGCCGACGAGCATGACCATGGGCGAGCTGCTGGACGCCCGCCAGGACGGCCACCACCCGCAGCACATGCTGGAAGCCCGGCAGCGGGCGCGCAACGAGTTCCTCGACCACATCGCCATGCTCCCCGATGCCCTGCTGGCCAATATCTATGGCGCCGACCGGGTGATCGTCTGGTCCACCAACCCGGCGCTGGTGGGCAAGGACATGAGCGGCCACGACGACCTGGAGCAGGCCTTCTCCTCGCCCATGCAGGTCGCCGCCAGCTACGACGAAGTCACCGACCGCAGCGAGCAGAAGTTCCTCCGCGCGCCGCGCACCCTGTTCATCGAGAATTACATCCCGCTGCTGGATGACCAGGGCAACGTCGCCTCGGTGGTGGAGATCTACAAGGAGCCACGGGACCTGGTGCAACGCATCCAGCGCGGCTTCGTGCTGATCTGGATGGCCACCGCCATCGGCGGCGGGCTGATCTACCTCGGCCTGTACTGGATAGTGCGGCGCGCCTCGGGCCTGCTGGCCAGGCAGCAGAGCCAGCTGATCGCCAACGAGACCTTCGTCGCCCTCGGCGAGATGTCCTCGGCCGTGGCCCACAGCCTGCGCAACCCGCTGGCGTCGATCCGCTCCAGCGCGGAACTCGCCCAGGAGATGGTGGAACCGCCGGTGCGCAAGAACATCGACGACATCATCAGCCAGGTGGACCGCATGTCGAAGTGGGTGCGCGAGCTGCTGATCTCGGCGCGGCCGCTGTCCGGCGATGTCGAGGCGGTGGAGCCGCTGGCGGTGATCAACGAGGCGCTGCACGGCTTCGACCAGCAGATTCGCCACTCCGGCGTGCGCGTGGAGTTCCACGCCGAGGCGGCGCCGGCGGTGGTCAGCCACCGGGTGCTGCTCGCCCAGGTGCTCAACAGCCTGTTCGCCAATGCCATCGAGGCCATGCCCAACGGCGGCCTGCTACGCATCGAGGTCGCGCCCGACAGCAGCGGCAAGCGCCTGCTGCTGGCCATCACCGACACCGGCCAGGGCATGACGCGCAAGCAGGAAACCATGGCCTTCAAGCCCTACTACACCACCAAGCAGGGTGGTCTGGGGGTAGGCCTGGTGATGGTCAAACGCATCATGGAGCGCTTCGGCGGCAAGGTCAGCCTGACCAGCCGCGAGCGTGAAGGTACCCGCATCTGCCTGAGCTTCAAGGTGGCGGGGGGGAGGGGGTGA
- a CDS encoding Ig-like domain-containing protein has product MNTWSRLFLTTLGLTVGGFELAQADLKDVHSGPYTAATGHFPQWYQDTDDLSLELCQSKAPSPAGGYMCILLPEPGLYDDLQPMVFPNNWPSELFWYMAEANIPANAAGYELEVYTAAIEAAFALEVPRVGDQQSFARIRIRANIPVAGTYTVTHPYGTETFTVTPAQAADRGGRRAINMTRDIGIGAPGVFSGALTGDLGPFLRATGAPFTATNPETNEVETFIGDPNVLSTVTGSPNGNNFVEISGPAGTIRTELFSVSGKVFDSRAATPVDIERASYRRTNLGTRLEVFANGPESADFCYRETLELVTGGTQPACLAEMVNDGAGYFFAHNPAPAALPPFVVVTATDPSGLTKPTSVSKEVTDVVKIGTARYSWADHSLTIEASSSDEVQVPDLAAQGFGRLTKAGTLQSLRVTNLAQPPAVVTVKSAAGGSDTEPVLIVGSAPAEVPNQPPVAQNDSASTSFGVPVTINVLANDSDADEGDTPLAITALGQPGTGLGTVALNGTTSVVYTPPAVVNTPLTATFTYRAMDKRGEVSAPATVTVTVSPNQPPVGLPDTGTTLGVPLILNVLANDSDPENNAPLTVVNLTPPATGRGTASTDGTSITYVPPANVTAAFTATFTYQVRDAFGALSAPVTVSVQVNPPPAAAENFTVATAEFTLRSNNRVTWALDGVSSITTGNSVRVQVTTTTGLLDLGNVAVPASGRWRVSVTTTGAVPTATPTATITTSHGTVRTVTLAPR; this is encoded by the coding sequence ATGAACACGTGGTCCCGCCTGTTCCTCACAACTCTGGGTCTCACAGTCGGTGGTTTCGAACTGGCCCAGGCCGATCTCAAGGATGTCCACAGCGGCCCCTATACCGCCGCCACCGGACATTTCCCCCAGTGGTACCAGGACACCGACGACCTGTCCCTGGAACTCTGCCAGTCCAAGGCCCCCAGCCCGGCCGGCGGCTACATGTGCATCCTGCTTCCGGAACCGGGGCTGTACGATGACCTGCAGCCCATGGTCTTCCCCAACAACTGGCCCAGCGAGCTGTTCTGGTACATGGCCGAAGCCAACATTCCGGCCAACGCCGCCGGCTACGAGCTGGAGGTCTACACCGCCGCCATCGAGGCCGCCTTCGCCCTGGAAGTGCCCAGGGTCGGCGACCAGCAGAGCTTCGCGCGCATCCGTATCCGCGCCAACATCCCGGTGGCCGGCACCTACACCGTGACCCACCCCTATGGCACGGAAACCTTCACCGTGACCCCGGCCCAGGCGGCCGATCGCGGTGGCCGTCGCGCCATCAACATGACTCGCGACATCGGCATCGGCGCGCCGGGCGTCTTCTCCGGCGCCCTCACCGGCGACCTCGGGCCCTTCCTGCGCGCCACCGGCGCTCCCTTCACGGCGACCAACCCGGAAACCAACGAGGTGGAGACCTTCATCGGCGACCCCAACGTCCTCTCGACGGTCACCGGCAGCCCCAACGGCAACAACTTCGTGGAGATTTCCGGCCCGGCCGGCACCATCCGCACCGAGCTGTTCTCGGTGTCCGGCAAGGTGTTCGACTCCCGCGCCGCCACCCCGGTGGATATCGAGCGGGCGAGCTACCGCCGCACCAACCTGGGCACCCGCCTGGAGGTCTTCGCCAACGGTCCGGAAAGCGCCGACTTCTGCTACCGGGAAACCCTGGAACTGGTGACCGGTGGTACCCAGCCGGCCTGCCTGGCGGAGATGGTCAACGACGGCGCCGGCTACTTCTTCGCCCACAACCCGGCCCCGGCCGCGCTGCCGCCCTTCGTGGTGGTCACCGCCACCGACCCGTCCGGCCTCACCAAGCCCACCTCGGTTTCCAAGGAGGTCACCGACGTGGTCAAGATCGGCACCGCCCGTTACTCCTGGGCGGATCACTCGCTGACCATCGAGGCCAGCTCCAGCGACGAGGTGCAGGTTCCCGACCTGGCCGCCCAGGGCTTCGGTCGCCTGACCAAGGCCGGTACCCTGCAGAGCCTGCGGGTGACCAACCTGGCCCAGCCGCCAGCGGTGGTCACGGTGAAATCCGCTGCCGGTGGTAGCGATACCGAGCCTGTGCTGATAGTCGGCAGTGCCCCGGCGGAAGTCCCCAACCAGCCGCCGGTGGCGCAGAACGACAGCGCCAGCACCAGCTTCGGCGTGCCGGTGACCATCAACGTGCTGGCCAACGACAGCGATGCGGACGAAGGCGACACCCCGCTGGCCATCACCGCACTGGGGCAGCCGGGCACAGGCCTCGGCACGGTGGCCCTGAACGGCACCACCAGCGTGGTCTACACCCCGCCGGCGGTGGTCAACACCCCGCTGACCGCCACCTTCACCTATCGCGCCATGGACAAGCGCGGTGAAGTCTCGGCGCCGGCCACCGTCACCGTCACCGTCAGCCCCAACCAGCCGCCGGTGGGCTTGCCCGATACCGGTACCACCCTGGGTGTGCCGCTGATCCTCAACGTACTGGCCAACGACAGCGACCCGGAGAACAACGCACCGCTCACCGTGGTCAACCTCACCCCGCCGGCCACTGGCCGGGGTACCGCCAGCACCGATGGCACCAGCATCACCTACGTGCCGCCGGCCAACGTCACTGCCGCCTTCACCGCCACCTTCACCTATCAGGTCCGCGACGCCTTCGGCGCCCTCTCCGCCCCGGTCACGGTGTCGGTGCAGGTGAACCCGCCGCCGGCAGCGGCCGAGAACTTCACGGTGGCGACGGCCGAGTTCACCTTGCGCTCCAACAACCGCGTGACCTGGGCCCTGGACGGTGTGAGCTCGATCACCACCGGCAACAGCGTCCGGGTGCAAGTGACCACCACCACCGGCCTGCTCGACCTGGGCAACGTGGCGGTCCCGGCAAGCGGTCGCTGGAGGGTCTCGGTGACCACCACTGGCGCGGTACCGACGGCAACCCCGACGGCAACCATCACCACGTCCCACGGCACGGTTCGCACCGTGACCCTGGCTCCCCGCTAG
- a CDS encoding curlin minor subunit — MNTACLLRIVTLLALGLGSGAPQAADLMDNYDLAAGNADLANPQGAPLDRQALVRQLGDANVALLMQNGQSLLGQIVQNGSDQEAYILQEGADNLASISQQGVGNQAYISQSGSYNQAEIAQVGAYNSASIVQSGSGLDSSITQHGNGLSVQVIQH, encoded by the coding sequence ATGAACACCGCCTGCCTGCTGCGCATCGTCACCCTGCTGGCCCTCGGGCTCGGCAGTGGTGCGCCGCAGGCGGCGGACCTGATGGACAACTACGACCTGGCCGCCGGCAACGCCGACCTCGCCAACCCACAAGGCGCGCCACTGGACCGTCAGGCCCTGGTGCGCCAACTGGGGGACGCGAACGTCGCGCTACTGATGCAGAACGGCCAGTCACTGCTGGGGCAGATCGTCCAGAACGGCAGCGACCAGGAGGCCTACATCCTCCAGGAAGGTGCGGACAACCTGGCCTCCATCTCCCAGCAAGGCGTGGGCAACCAGGCCTACATATCCCAGAGCGGCTCCTACAACCAGGCGGAGATCGCCCAGGTGGGCGCCTACAACAGCGCATCCATCGTCCAGTCCGGCAGCGGACTGGACAGCAGCATCACGCAGCACGGTAACGGCCTGAGCGTGCAGGTGATCCAGCACTGA